The sequence CGGGGCCAAGCCCGCGACCGGCGCAGGCGGCGATCCGGAGCCGCCCGACGAAGCACGTGCAGGATCCGGGTCAGGACGATAGGAGGCTTAGGAAGATCTCGTGCACGGCCGGGTCCATCGTCAGCTCCGGATGGAACGCGGCGGCGAGGATGTTCCGCTGGCGGACGAGGACCGGCTCGCCGCGCAGGGTTCCGAGCACCTCAACGTTCTTTCCGACATCAAGGATTCGAGGGGCGCGGATGAAGA is a genomic window of Candidatus Eisenbacteria bacterium containing:
- a CDS encoding pyridoxal 5'-phosphate synthase glutaminase subunit PdxT (with PdxST is involved in the biosynthesis of pyridoxal 5'-phosphate; PdxT catalyzes the hydrolysis of glutamine to glutamate and ammonia; PdxS utilizes the ammonia to synthesize pyridoxal 5'-phosphate): FIRAPRILDVGKNVEVLGTLRGEPVLVRQRNILAAAFHPELTMDPAVHEIFLSLLSS